catcagaaagtattaatgcatgtatcaaatataAGACTTACACACTTCTCTAtatgcacgacatacaaaatatagtctaaaaagctgacatgttaacacttctTATtgtagttactttaagcttattactcaatatacagatcagcataaaaaaaaaactgaagaaattgtcacaagcaagcagccaaacctcctgcacactcattcactaatcacacaacatcaacaggtgactgaacaaccactcaattaaaaactggaccGAACGTGCAGATGgaagacaaaacatttgtgGAGTGAATCATCTTATTCCAGTGAACAAAACATGGAAATGCCTCTTGTTTCAACTTAACCCTTTTAAGAGCGAAGACTTAACAAATACTGTAGCATCAGCTAATTTTAGGAGCCTGATTTCCTTTGAATGTCTGAGGCAGGCCCAGCTGTTCCTTGTGGTTTGAGTCGGTGCTGTTATAGTTTAGTGAACCAGTATTTGCACTGAGGCACACAAAACTTCCCAAAGGAAGGAGTCAGTTAAGGGTTGTTAACTATCTTTATTATTAGGAATTATGCTCACAATCACATTgtatttcatgtcatatttgTTTAACATGGCTCAAAGGGGTTAATGTCATGCGGAAAGAGTAGATGGGAGGAGTCACACCATTGCATCGTTTACAGGGAAATGAAACTTAACATTGTTGCTCTGTACAAACCTGAGTAACTGGTAAACACAGTTCAGAGAGGCAGCACAGCAGATAATCTGCATACAAGAAGGTGAAGTTCAACTCTGTTTATATACCTGATAATATTCTGATATTGTAGAATATTCATAGATATTACACGTAATCTAATTGTTCATGTCATTTTCCATGCACCTAAATACAGATACAGGACAGGCTGCTGTCAATTATGTTTACTTGATGAATATTGTAAACTTTTATTACACATTCTTATGAAACTTCATTAGGGAGCATCACAAGAGTCATATCAGTCACTTTATGATCATTTTGCCACCAGAGAATATCAATATAACATCTGTTATATGAACAATAGTTCAGATTTCTTTTTCAGTCATGATTGTTTGTTGTGTAAAATGGCTCACTCTAGGTTAGGTCTTgatctattttttatttcaatataaTTGAATtgatttcccttttttattgtgttttgaaaTTGTAAGTTCTAATGATTTTCTTTGCCTTATTCAGAGCCATTTGAAAgacctctcctcttctcttctccttcagATAAGATATGGCCACAGCCAGCAGTTTCCTGTCTGAAGATCAGTTCctgtgctccatctgtctggagGTTTTCACAGAGCCCGTTTCTGTTccatgtggacacaacttctgcaagGCCTGTATCAGCAGGCACTGGAAGGACAAAGAGTGGTGTCAATGTCCACTTTGCAATGAGAAGTTCAACAAGGGGCTCAAACTTTGCGTTAACACAGAATTTAGGGAAGTTGTGGAGAATTTCAAGAAACATCGTGTGACAGCTAAAAATGATTACCCAGTCAAAGAAGGAGAGGTTCCATGTGACTGTTGCCTTGGCAACAAGTTCAAAGCCTCAAAGACCTGTTTGGTCTGTTTGACCTCTTATTGTGAGACACACCTAGAGCCTCATCAGAGAGTTGCGGCCTTAATGAGACACAAATTGACTGATCCTGTGAAGAAGCTGGAGGACAAAATATGCAAGAAGCATAACAGGATTTTAGAGCTCTTCTGCAGGGATGACCTGACCCATGTTTGTGCCCTTTGTACAGAACATAGGGCACACGATACAGTCCCTTTAGAGGAAGAGTATGAAGAGAAGAAGGCtcaggaggaaaaggaaaagtcagaagTACAGTACATAAAACTGAAGCGACACAAGAAGGCTAAGAAGAAGAAAGTAGCAGCGCAGACCAAAAGGAAAGACAAGGATGAAGCAATAGCAAACAGTGTTGTGTCTAATCAGTTGCAAGCTCCTAATGAAGGCCCTCACGAAATCAATAGATGTTCCTGTGTCCCTGGAAGTGGACAGGAGAGGGGCCTCTTTGACAGGCGATTCTACATTGAGGTTCAGACCAAGTGGAAAACAGGCTGGCATTTAGGAGTAGTCAGAGAGTCGATGCGTGGAAAGAAGACATTCAAACCTAACTTCAGGAATAGAAACTCGAACATCAGCTTAAGGAATAACACCAACTGCATGGCTCTACATAACATCCCTGTCCACCTCTACTTGATAAGGAATCCTGATAGAGTCTGGTTATTTGTGGATTATGAGAAGGGATTGGTGTCCTTCTATGATGCAGACACCGAAACTCTGATCTACTCTTTTATTGGCTGCAAATTCAGTGACAAAATCATCCTATTCTTTAGCCCCGGTCTTACTGAGCATGGTCTAAACTGTGCCCCTCTGGTCCTCTCACCTGCTGAAAACTGGGAACAGAAGCTACGAAAGATGGCTCAGAAGGCAAAGTATATTTGGGCACAATTTATGGAAGCCTTatttagctttattttttttgtctttgtccttGTCATTGTCGACACATACAAAACAGAGTAGAAATAGATTATGATGAAATCTGAATCTAGTCGAATCTGATCATGTTAAACCCAGCTCATGGATATTTTGGAAAACCGGGCCATGCATACATCTGTGAGTAAGCTCAGTTTGACTAGAATTAATTGCTGTCTCCCTCTTTAATGGCTTTTTGATATTTGTTGGAGATGAAGTATCATGTTTATCTTtcatctgtatatatattttttgtaaatacacataatttttcatttaacaaaagcCTTGTTAACACATAAAATGTATTGGGAATATGTTGTACAACAGCTTAAAAACTGCTACAGTGGTGGATGTACTTGCAGAGGCAGGGACAGATAAAACCAGCATCTCCTTCCAGTCACAAACTCATCTGCCACTTAATCACATATAACAAAATTGAAGTTTCATTAAcaatatgaatgtttttgaaattgtatttagacttttgtatttttgttttgttaattggGATTGAATACCAGGTGTTTGATATACAGaatttatgtaaataaagttgcCCTTCTTTATCAAATATGATGTCATTCTGAAATTTCTGAAATGAATCAAACACTCTACACATTTAGAGTATGAACAGTGTATAATGTTTAGCTGGTAAAAAAGTGTTGAGTATTGTGACAGAGGctttattcaaatacaccacTAGAGGGAGCAATCTACTAAATCATAATAACAGTTGTTCTCACTCCCTATTAGATTCAGGTAGAGATATAACATGACAATTTATACAGAGGAAATACTTCATTGCACACTTAGCCACCACATTTGGACTCTTTATTAGGTTTTTGTCAGCAGGAGCGGTCATGTACAAGCCTTAAACTTGTACATTAGGTAAATTAGCTGCTTAGCTCCTCAAAGTCTGACTCTAAACTGATAATAGGCTATAGGGGCTTTAAAATATCTGATATAACTAAATTAACAGGTTCACCATGTTATGAGTTTATGAATATACCAATGCAACAAAACCTTGGTGTATTGTTTAGGCTGTTGGTCACATGGAGGCATTGAGGGATCAGTGAGCTACAAACACTGGACATTACAAGATTGGTCCAatagaattttctttttttctttcatttctaaTTCATTTCAGTTGCCTTATCTTTTTCAAGTGTAGCAATTTCCACCATTTGAAAAAAGAGAGGTTTTTTCAGTCTAACACTTATGACTGTCCTGTGTGCCTCCTCATGACAGTGGAGATAAGAGAGACTGTAGaaaaaaggagagtaaataaaaaagtacaCAGACGGCAAACACAGACGTGCTGTGAAGTCTGACATTCTTCAACAACCAAACTGTTGAGCAGCACAGACTGGAGACTGATGTAGAGTGGATCCATCACTCACTGGAATGATATGTGTTGTATTTGTCAGTTCAATCAGGAGAGGTTACCAGGTTACCAGCAGAAAAAGACTTTGGCAATTAGACCCCATCAACTTGATGCATCTTCATTAAACACAGGTTCATGACGATGGGAGAGGTAGAATCCCCCCATTTAGAGGATGCTGGTGGTGTGGTGGAGGAGTAAAGCCCAGCTTCAGTGATGGACTGTGGCCAGAAAGCATTGATACTACACAAAACTCttattgtgatgatgatgtttttttcctcaagtAGTATGGAGGGAAAATCAGAGAAGCCCTGAAATGGGATAAACAGGATTTAAGGGTAGATGTTTAACTCCAAATGTTACTAAATCAGATGGTCACATATTTTATGTCTATGATAAACTCTAAATCTTGTGTCGTTTGTGTAACCTGTTGATATGGTTACAAGTTTTAAAGATAGAAACAAGGTCTTTCAGTTTCAAAGCATTCCAGTCCTAAACTAATGAGTTTTGATGGTTTacttttgtcacattttataaTCCAGTATCCCCAAACACACCCAGCATTTCACATTTCCACTCATACCTGAAATCCAGGTTTAATACTCTTCCAGGAATGAACTAATGAACAGATGAACTAAGCGTTACAAAATTGAGACCGGCCAGGTCTGCTCTGTCAGCTGATAGCTTATGAGGCTAGAACAGTGACACTTAAATTTtggcaacaaaaataaaatgctgcGGTGAGATGACCAGCTGGTCTCAACTGGCCAGTGGCTCCAAAACGttgcagcagatttaaaaacaggtgttatttggataaactgaccacatatatTGGAAATCTACATGGTTattttcttgcctgaaaaatattaaatcttaatAAAGTGACGTAAACAGTTCTAGAGTgaaaattacaattacaatttaacTGTCACTGTTTGAGCCCCATAATAGTTCAGACAGGGAGGCgtgaaagaaaacatgaccTACAAACACTTCAGTCATGAAGTTTGAGCTGCAGCTTGGTGGTTACTCAGCTGGttcaatatttaactttttacagCCAGGCGCAGTCAATAAGTCTGTCCATCAGGTAACAGTCAGTCCATCAGTCAACCAATCGTCCAGGCAGTGGCAGCCAGGCTGTTAAGCAGAAATTCATCCAGCTACTATTCAGCCACTCAGTGTGGCAGATTGTCAGCGAACCAGATTAGGAGTATCAAACTGCTTACAACAGACATGATCACACTCATAATCACAAAGTCAGTTTTGATTAAGCGATAGGCTACTGTACCTCTCAAATCTGTtcagagaaaaaagcaaaagaaaagatGCATTTGACAAGATATAATGTTCCTTACTACAAtatgaatgtttgatatgtGCAAATTTGCCCTTTGAGGATTTtgttaaatgttcatttagAGTAATAGAGTAAATACAAATAGAGTAAAACAATGATAGTGTGTTAATCTCATCTCataacaagagtctacagccatgctcaCAGCGCTGTGAGGCCACAGCggtgctttaagctaaatgctaacattctcacagtgacaatgttaaCACCCTGATATTTAGCTGGTATCATGTTTATTATGTGCACCAACTCAGTTTAGCATGGTAGTGAGCTAAAATTTGCTAATTAGCcctaaaacacaaaatactgcTGAGGCTGACAAGTCTTGCTCAAATTAAAGGGTTATGATGGTGAGAAAAAGTTATACTTCATCTGAGGGTCAtgaccaaatttcatgacaatctcATGagatttcactcaaaaccacaaatgtgaacctcatggtggcaccataggaaaagtcagtggatcactaaagtcattaggatatGTCACTTAGGAACCATAAATGTCTGGACaacattttgtgccaatccatcaaaGAGATGCTGAAATACATGGCAAGTCAGAACATCACCAAAGTCAGAGGGCTTCATCCTCTGTGGACCATGAATGTGTTTACAAAATTCAGTGCCAATCCATCCTATAATTGTTTAGAtagagacagactgacattgccttGCCAGCTACCACTGACATACAGTAGTGAGTGCAACACGAGAATGAGCTTTAAAACCTGCTGTATATCTGCAAACATTACTAACTTGTACCACACACCTCTGCTCAGCAGAAGCCATAAACATGCGACCAGATGTGTCGACCACAGTGTCAGCCCCCCACTGATTCAAGCTACTCACTAAAGTTCCCACTGTGAAGCTATTTAAAGAAGCAGAAACAATCCTACAGGGGATAACGGGGGTTTCCGTATGACCTCACGAGGTAGGGTTCGGGGGGGAGGTCAAAATGTCACATCAACGTACCATCACTGGGGCTCAGAGGTTTAGCTCTTGGGTCGTATGTGATAGCATGAACATCCTTGAGTGTTGAATCTCCAGGAAGAGGTCTACCCCAAATGCAGATACGTCTAAATGTACAATATGCTCATCTCCAGGCAAAGCATTGTGGTATATAAGTCTATCTCAGTAAAAACAATTATATTTAGTATACTAATATATATTTGATTCTTATGTGTTTCTATGACCTTTTTTACTATGAAATACCGAGACCAAAGGTTTTGGCTAAACAAGCTTTGAAAAAAGTGATGAGTTGGCCATACTGATCAGTGTTAGGCAACACTTGACATACATTTCACTGACCTAAAATCTACATAGCACATCCATGAAAATAGGATTTATAACATAACAACAGTGATGTAGAGCAATGATCTGCCATACATCAGACAACACAAGAGGCCAGTTGTTGAGAGAAACTATAAGCTTTACACAAAGTTTACAGACCATTTCATTTACTTGCCCCTCCTCATTTATCATATACCTTTACAATATCTCCCTCTCAGCAAGACGTTTTAGGTCCTGTCTCTTCATACTTCATAATGACTTCCTTGATCAATCACAATTAAGAGATTCAAACTTCgatacaaaaaatacacatttatttacaaatgttgagttttgcagacagacagatacaggaACAAGCAATGTGAAGAATAATTCAAGTAGTAAGAAAAATGATACCACACACCAATATatgcaattattttttacattgttacGGATTAAAGCTGTGTATTTGATACACactcagtcaaaaaaaaaaaaaaagctatacAGCAAGTATTTACAAAACTTTTGTCATTATAAAATAAGTGTTGCTCATGGGCACTACttttaacaaaaaacagagaaacagtatCACTTAATAAcctaaaaacatacatttgcaTTCATGGATATAATGCATTTTGAAACGGGAAGGATTTCAGGCAGATGTTAGAAATGACACAAAGTCACAATAATGACCCCTCTTCCATAGGTTGAGCCCTTGTTGTGGACCAGGTCAAAGTACACAGTccagttatttaaaaaatgtgtccaaTAGTTGGAAACCTTTCACTGCAGCGCCAGTAAAAGATGAAGGTAACAGCTTAACATATAATCCTTTATCCCTGCTCTCTTGCTCCATCTTTCTTTTATCAAGCTGAAAATAACAggattacagtacagtattgttattgggtttttttgtcaaagtctCATAATACAGTAAGAGCTCAATTTATTCTGAAATACATTACATGAAGATACGTTCTCAAAATCGGGTTAGAAGGCTTCAGTCAACCATAATACTCCTGTATGTCTGCACTACCCTGTGACTGTACACCTTCATACAAGTTGATCTCTTGAACAGAGGTTGTTTGAAGTTACCTACAGCGAGAGCACCTTCAACCAATAACCAACTGAAGTCCGTTATGAATGGCTAGTAGTGTACCCTACATGATCTCCAGTGGAGAGAATCAATAAATCACTATGTTTAAGTGCTTTGATTCTATTGAGCAGTAGTGACAATAATGACACTAATTTGTCCACAGGATGTTACACGATTCATTCCCTCTCCAGGAGGGGGAGATAGGGAGCTATTTGATTCTCTATGATCTCAGCCTCATAAAAGGATAGTCATTTCTATGAATGCAAGCATGATTCAGACCATAATAAGCAGATAACATTGTTTTGCCACCATGGATATGTCGCAAGTTATATGCAAAGTTTAAGTGTTCTTTTTACCTAAAATTAGAGTTGATACAACTCATGTTTTAAAGTAAGGACAATACTACTGTCCTTCAACCCATATCAGAGGAATTCCTGGATTTACAGACAGTCATCAGCGACTATCCAAACTTACTATTCATTATAACCTCTTCATTACTTTATCTTAGAATAACCTTATGACATTATGATACCAGATGTGACCTATAACCTCATTCCACTGTATCCCAGCTCTGATGGCTGCCATGCAGTGTTGTCACGTGGGCAGTGGTTGTGGCAGGCACAGGTCAGGATCACCATGACCGGCCTCCTGGTGGTTTTACCGTTGGCACACTGGAACTCCACCAGAGCGGTCTTGGTTCTGTGGGGGGTACAGCAGCGGCCGTCTGTGCAGGAGCCACAGTAGCGAGGCTTGTAGGCCTGGACGCTGGTGCAGTTCTTATAGGAGAGGTGGACGGCCTTGTTGCTCCTCACCATTCTCTGGCATTTACTGCCTCTCTACAGGGAGGGAAAGAGCAATTCACTGAATGAATGTATGttatatttttctaaaataaatgtgatttttttttaacaaaatccGGGTTGTactaaacaaaaagtaaattAGTCTATGTTTTTTCATGCTACAGGCATCTAATAAAGAACCTGAAGAATATGGCGTCCAGGTTGTTCCAAAGAACCGCGCAAAACGTACCTTTGGTGCAAGCTGTGTCAGCTGTGTCTGGTCCTGCTGGTCATCACAGGGTCTGATCATACACAGCCGGCTCTGCTTCACCAGTTCACACCGGCGGTTCTTATTGGTGACCCTGGTGGACACTCCCATGCCACAGGTTTGAGAGCAGGCACCCCACTCTGTGGTCTGCTCAATGCAGTTCAGGCTGGGGTCCCAGCCATCAAAGCTCACTGTTTCCTCCTGACGATAGGCTACAGGGACACACAGGACAGAGGAGAGTGGGTTAAACAACACATCTTCTTGTAAAACTGTCCcacaatttaaaaagtaaactaAGCTGCTTAGTTAGTAGAAAACTTGAAAGTGAAGGGAGAGTGAAAATTAACACAAAGCAGTATGGTAAGTCGGCTCAGTTGTGAAGTGTTATTAATGTCTTTCCCCTTCTACTGAAAGTGAAGGTTGAACTTGCCAATCTTCAGAAATTTTAAGTGCTCAGTTTTAAGAGGAAACATCTGTCAAGCTTTTTCTGGTATGCAAActctctgtaaataaatgttttaaagcatATCCTGTGAAAACCTGTGGGCAACACAATCCTTGAAATACTTGTGTTTGGATTCAGCTGACTGCAGATCTATCACACCTATCACTATCAAtctgtcttctatttctttactttcctctttccttcttccttccttAGTTCCTACACCCTTTCCTTTGACAGGTCAGAGGAATGTACATAACCTTTCAGCTTTGTGTCTCACACTGGAGTGACACCAACGTCAGAGAGGAATGGGCCAGGAACCttttttgtatgtgtatatgGTCTAATCCCATCTCACTGTATTTCCAGTCTTCTCACCTGCCATGGCAAAGCCGCCCAGTGCACTGGCTTCAGCCTGGGGCTCACACACCCACTTCTCGCAGCACTCTCCTGGTATCTGGACCCTCCGTGGCATGGGACAGTCTGGCCCAGGCAGCATCACGTCCACTTTGCAGCGCGGCACACAGGCAATCTGCCCGTCACGGCACATACACTGATACTTGCAGCTGGGGAAGAACGTCTGGCCGTTCTGGTAGACTGAACCATCCAAAACACAGACATCTCCCTCATGAGCTGGAGGACAGAAGTAGGGAAAAGTGGCATAATGGGTTTATTTTACTCTATAAATAATTCCTCATTTATTGAAATAGTGAGGAGTTTGGCTTCATGTCCATTCTGTGAGCAtggatttaatatttttacatttttacatttatatctCTGAGAAAGCTGAGAAATGTACGTTTTTAGGTTTAATGGATAGATAActgcacaaacatacaaaccaaGTTCTTCAAATTGCAAAAACTGTGAATCTTCAATAGTGTTAAAAAAGAATATGCCAACAACATGATGCTTCTTAGTTAGAGTTGGACTCTAACGTGAGAAAAAGCTTTATTTGTGAATGTCATCACTAGCAATAGATCACTCACCAGCACAGATACCAGTTCTCTTATGGACATCTGCTGTGTAGTCACACTGCAGCCCTTTACGTGTGTCACAGGGGTTCAGTTCAGAGCAGATCTGTCCTTTCTGACGAGCGCACACCAAGCAGCAAACACAGTCGTCAAGGATCAGGGGCACCCCAGGGAGACACATCGGAGGCTCTTTAGGGCACTGGCATCTCTGAGGGCACACCTGGGACTGCACTAATGCAAACACCTGGGTGGAAAAGAAAGTTAATTTTGTTGTTGAACTGTGATAAAATATTACATAgagaaaaaaatggttttggtaaATATGAAAATTCTCTTATCATAATTTTACAAGATATGAAGGCAGGTTAACATTTTGTAAGCTGGTGGATTTTACACAGCTATCATTAGCAGTAGGGCAAATGATAACTTCAGTAAACTTAAATCACAGTTACTACAATGTCTTGCTTAGTCAAAGTGATGTTTAATGAGGATAAAAgtggtaaaataaaacaaataaaacatgtttttactaAGCAAATGAAGATATAATTCAGTGCTCTGGGGTTACGGTCACTTTCATCTCCTAAAGTTACAATTGACTTTATGAAAATTCATAAAATTATTGATTGAAAAATAATCTCAGAGCTTGATACATATTTCATAAGAACAGTGAACAGATTCAATGTAAAAGACTaagtaaaaacacatacattttgtAGTGTAATTATTGTAACACTTACCTGTGCTGTAAAGCAGAAGACAAAAAGCACTCTGTAAGACAGACAGACCATCTTCATGTGAAGTAGAGCAGAATCAAAAATATCTGTAGTCAAGAAACTGTTCAGTTGTCTGATTTGAGTCCTTTGGTTCAGGGTTGAATCTTCCCTCCTCTCCGGCTGGTGGTGTAGCAGAAGGTTGTAATCTCTTTGTCGTTCTGGCTCAGGACTCAGGAGGGGAGGACCTTATATAGCGGAGCTGTCCTGCTGGCACCATGACGACAAACAGGAAGGAATGTTGGAGAGATCGCCCAGAGTGCTGGAGAAAGACGAGAGTCACATTTTATTGTGAGATCCTGTCAAAGAGGAATCACATAGAGGAGTTCAAGCCTTTTGCAATATAATATTCTGCAGAAATAAATCAAccctttatttatatatctagATATGGCGTCCAACTTAGAATCTATACTTGTTAATTTAAAAGATTATTAAGAGTCAGTCATTAACAACAATTTTCTTGCATACACACCTTGATTTTTTCTATTTTGGGTATTATTGGGGATTCCCTTTTTGAGTCCTGGATATTCATGTTATTACACGAGGCCTACAGGTTCCCTTTAGAGgcactgacagactgacagtgGGTGGTGACCCTTTGACCTCTCTCCCCGAGCTCTTCCTGGAGAGTCACGGTGGAAAACCTTGTTATTCCCAGGAGGATAGTTACTGCTTCCTTAAATAGCTACACAGTGGAAACTTTGGTTCATCGGTAGCTTGAATCAGTGGGGGGGCTGACACTACGGTCAACACATCTGGTCAGAGATTGTGATGGTTTCTTCTGAGCAGATGTATGTGGATGGACTTGCGGATCCTGAGCAAAAAAATCAATGTAACAGTTTAGGGTTAGAAACAACTGCATGCTGCAAGTAGCTTTAAAATTTATTGCGTATTCATGGGTTGTGTCTCTATAATGATAATATCACTTAATGGAGGGtgaaggtaaaaagaaaaaacaagcagatcACAAAAGGCAAACAAGGCAACATGCTTTTCCTACTTAATGAATGAGTAGTCCCAAAAGATTATATTGTTATGTTGTTCAAACAAGATCACGATGCAAGTTATTGTGCATGAGATAATAATTTGTGCGCGAAATGTATgttgcacacacaaaatatataaaataccaTCTTACAGGACTTCGGGGGCTTTGTGAATTGTTGAGTTTTCAGCTTTTTCTGCTGCACCACCAGTGaccaaataaataactgaatgaaataacataaaaatccACATATCTACAGTCTGCATTTGTGATATGAGCGCCACCCAGTGGTACTCTCAACAAAGACAGTGGCAGCACCAGCAACCCCACAgcaacacaaactaaaaactctgCCATCAGAATGGTCAAATTCTTCATAATATTCACTTGTCTCATGGTAAGACAGCTTGCTTTGTTACTGTGTTAATGTTTACAGTTGCTTTAATGGCAGTGCAACTGTTTGTTCGGGTCAAAGCTTTGCTAATTGGTGTTTGATAAATGGACAATACAACATTTTGTCATCAGTGTAATTCAGTGGCATGCATTGACAGCAAGTTGTGGTGTCtcctttaatttttctttatttattaaatcCTGTACATGCATCGTGCTCATGAATGAAACTTTCTCA
This sequence is a window from Thunnus thynnus chromosome 10, fThuThy2.1, whole genome shotgun sequence. Protein-coding genes within it:
- the LOC137191727 gene encoding zinc-binding protein A33-like, translated to MATASSFLSEDQFLCSICLEVFTEPVSVPCGHNFCKACISRHWKDKEWCQCPLCNEKFNKGLKLCVNTEFREVVENFKKHRVTAKNDYPVKEGEVPCDCCLGNKFKASKTCLVCLTSYCETHLEPHQRVAALMRHKLTDPVKKLEDKICKKHNRILELFCRDDLTHVCALCTEHRAHDTVPLEEEYEEKKAQEEKEKSEVQYIKLKRHKKAKKKKVAAQTKRKDKDEAIANSVVSNQLQAPNEGPHEINRCSCVPGSGQERGLFDRRFYIEVQTKWKTGWHLGVVRESMRGKKTFKPNFRNRNSNISLRNNTNCMALHNIPVHLYLIRNPDRVWLFVDYEKGLVSFYDADTETLIYSFIGCKFSDKIILFFSPGLTEHGLNCAPLVLSPAENWEQKLRKMAQKAKYIWAQFMEALFSFIFFVFVLVIVDTYKTE
- the LOC137191728 gene encoding CCN family member 3-like: MKMVCLSYRVLFVFCFTAQVFALVQSQVCPQRCQCPKEPPMCLPGVPLILDDCVCCLVCARQKGQICSELNPCDTRKGLQCDYTADVHKRTGICAAHEGDVCVLDGSVYQNGQTFFPSCKYQCMCRDGQIACVPRCKVDVMLPGPDCPMPRRVQIPGECCEKWVCEPQAEASALGGFAMAAYRQEETVSFDGWDPSLNCIEQTTEWGACSQTCGMGVSTRVTNKNRRCELVKQSRLCMIRPCDDQQDQTQLTQLAPKRGSKCQRMVRSNKAVHLSYKNCTSVQAYKPRYCGSCTDGRCCTPHRTKTALVEFQCANGKTTRRPVMVILTCACHNHCPRDNTAWQPSELGYSGMRL